The Candidatus Saccharibacteria bacterium RAAC3_TM7_1 nucleotide sequence AAGCCGACGCACCTATTTACCGATTTTGGTTTGCACCGCGTTATTGAAAGTAACCTTGCCGAAGCTGGTTTCAGCGCGCCAAGCGCGATTCAAGACCAGGCCTTACCGCTCGCACTTGAAGGACGTGACGTGATTGGCCTTGCCAATACCGGCACCGGAAAAACGGCGGCGTTCCTTTTGCCTATCCTGCAGAAACTATATAAGACCCGTACGACGCAGTCAGTGCTCATCATGGCACCAACGCGTGAACTGGCGCAGCAAATTGATGCAGAATTCAAAAAATTCTCACGCGACATGAAACTCTATGCCGCCATTTGCGTAGGTGGTGTCAATATCACCGGTCAAATTCGCCAGCTCCAGCGTAAGCCACACGTTATCATCGGCACGCCGGGACGACTGAAAGACCTGATCAACCGCGGCATGCTGCGGCTCGACACAATCGACACGCTGGTACTCGACGAAGCCGACCGCATGCTCGATATGGGCTTTATAAACGATATCCGCGCGATTGTGCAGCAGATTTCCTCTGATCGCCAAACGCTTTGTTTTAGCGCGACGATTACGCCAGGCGTCAAAAGCATCATCAACGACTTTATGCGTAATCCGGAGCTAGTATCGGTACGTGTTACCGACACTAATGACCATATCCACCAAGATGTCGTCGAATACCACGACGATACCCACAAAAAGGAGCTCCTGACCGAACTATTGCAGCAGAGCGAGTTTGAGAAAGTGATTGTCTTTGGTGAAACCAAATACGGCGTACAGCGTCTCAGCGACAACCTCGAAAAACAAGGTATCACTTCGGCAGCGATTCACGGCAATAAGTCGCAGAGTCAACGCGAACGAGCCCTAAGAGCCTTCAAAGCTGACCAGACAAAAGTCTTGGTCGCGACCGACGTCGCCGCCCGCGGACTCGATATCCCCGACGTTAGCCACGTGATCAATTTCGATCAGCCACAAAGCTATGATGACTACGTCCACCGCATTGGCCGAACAGGCCGTGGTGGTAAGACCGGTAAAGCCCTCACTTTCGTCCAAAAACGATCTTAGGACTTTTTGCTGCGCCTGATAACACGTCTCACCCACAAGGTGACTCGCTCAAGCTCACCTTTAGCGAGCGGTCCTTCATTGCCAGTAACAATGAAGCCTTCGGGACGCTCAACAATACACGTTGAACCGTGCTGAAACGAGTGGGCAATTTTTGGCGCAGCAAACCCAATCATTCTCATCAGGAGCTTTAGCCACCGTCCGACAGTTCTTGAGTTCAAGCGCGTATCGAACGGCGCAACGTGCAACGTGCTAGGCAGCGTAAGCGCGTAGGTATCGATGACTTCTTGCAGATGCTCTGTCGGTCGACCACCTTGTGTCGGCGTACCAATAAAGAGTACGTCGATACCGTCGAAATCACCACTCTCCACCTTATTGGCAAGCTTTCGGTGCGCTGATCCATACGCTGTGGCGGTTTCAACAATCCACTCAGCAACCTTGGCGGTATTACCGTACTTTGAGTCATATACTACCAGCGTTTTCATAATTTTACGCTAGCACATAACTACTGCACATGCCTGTGAGATCCCTCACAGACACCGCTACACTGTTTTCTAACTCAGATTGGTCTCTCTAGAGTAGATGCATGAAGCGATCACGCATTGTCGGAGCGCCCATATTACTGCCGCAGCCCGCTGGATCGCTGGAATTGTTCTCGTCTTTTGCTTTATTTTGGATACCCTTGTACTCAGCCTGGAGTTGCTCTGGCGTTTGGTTGCCATAGTTAATCAGCACCTTGTCCTGGTCGCCAATTACCCGGTTGGTGATACTATCAACTTTTTTGCCATTCACCATGAACGTTAGCTTTTTGCCTCCGGCTGTAGTGTAGACATCTTGCCCGGTACTAAAGTAGGTGTCGCCAACCCCCCAGTCCAACACAGCGAAGAAGTTACCCCAAGTAACTAGCTCATCCTCCACGTGCACGACGTCGCTAACCATACCGTGCATATGCACCCGTGACAGTGGTGTCATCTTGGCCTCATGCGGTTCAGCCGCACAAACAGCGGCGGCTGTTTCCTCATAATATTTTAAGCTTTTGAATGCTTCGCGCTGGCCATTGATGTAGACTGCAAAGTTAGCATGATAATGTGGTCTTTCAGCAGGATGGTAAGTGACAAATCGGACGCCCAACACTACAAGTACACCGACTAATAGGCTAGTGGTGGCGATGAACCAACGTTTTTTCATAACACTCGTAAGTTTAGATTTCATTAACTTGCTTCCTCCATTTTTTTAATTTCCTTCAGTAACATATCATTCCTATTTCCCATCTTGGGATCGTCAAACGTATAGCGAACAATACCTTTCTCATCAACCAGCACAAAAGTGTGGCCTGGTAACATGCCGCTATGCATCGATGAAGGCAGATTGAGCATATCGTACTGCCGCGAAACCGACTTGTCGGAGTCTAACAGGATTGTTCCCTTGCCGAGATCGGGCATCCTATCGATCGCTTCGCGCCAGCCATCACGGGCATCTCCGACAATACTAAGTGCCACCACGTCACCACTATTCAACTGCTCATCAGTGCCGAGCGCTGCAATTTGGTTCCAGCATGCCGGGTAACACATCAAACCTTCATTGAAAAAGAGAATCACCTTTTTGCCTTTCAGCTGACTGAGCGTGTAATCTTTGCCGTCATACGAGGTAAGTGTAAAGTCCGATGCCGGACGGCCAACCAGCGCGTCAAAGGAAGTACCGGGCTGAGCTTGGCCAGCGCCCTTATTCAGACTGTCACCCGTAAAGACAGCGACGCCGAGTAGTACCACCACCACGCCAACTATAATATATTTAATCATCTTTCCTCCCTTTCACAATTTCACTCCGACGTGCCTGTCGGTAGGCGACCCATGCCACCAGTCCAAACAGTAGCGTAAAGATGACTGCCCAGGCATACTCTGGGATAAGCTGCGTCACCTGACTAACTGTCCGCGTCACTTCGGCAGCCAGTAAGTTTAGCTTCAGCTGGTACACGCTCGTTCCTTCCGGACTTGCCCTCTCAAAGATAATGATGAAAAGTCCGATAGCAATAAACAGAAAACCGGATATCAAATGAGACAGATTGACGTTAATCGCCCTGCCCGCCAGCCGGTAGGATATGACGCGGCGAATCGCGCTAAACTTTTCCATGACATTGGCCTTGTCGATAAGAAACGCCATGATGAACAGCGGCAGCACCAGCCCAGTGACAAACGCCAACGAATAGACCGGACCCAACACCCACGAGCCTGGAATCGCCGATAACGCCAATACACCGGCCAGCACTGGAGCGCAGCAACTGGTTGCAATACCCGAGAAGATACCCAGCACATAGAGCGAGCCCGGGTCATGACCCTTTAGTTGCGGCTTAATGCGCATCGGCAACATATAGGATCGGCCGAGCACCAGAGCAACCCCGAGCGCGATCATAAACAAACCGCCGAGCGTGAAGATTATGACGTGATAGCGACTAAACAGCGCGCCGAGTCCAGCCATCCCCAGCCCCAGCGGCAAAAAGACCGTCAGTAGGCCTAGATAGTAGAAAAATGTCATTAGAAAAATTTTGCTCTTTGTTTTAAAGACCGACGCCAGATATGCTGGTAACAATACTCCTATGCAACATGGAGCAAACAAGGCGGCAATGCCTGCCAAAAAGGCGGTGACCAACGATGCCGTACTGACAATATCCACTACTTCTCTCCTCCACAACAGTCCATGACGTTGTCGACCAGCGGTTTCTTGCCTGGATCGTTACGATAGATAAATATAGCCCAAGCCACCACCCATACGACCGCCACCAGACCAAATGCCAGCAAAACTGTTTCAGTTTTAATGAGCGCGTAAGAAGCAGCGGTTAGCGACAAGAAGAATGGCAGAGTAAAGATACGTAGGCTTCTTGGAACTTTGTCGCGTAGCAAATAGAATAGCCCGCTGATGCTTTGTCCCATCAGCAGCGCCAGGATTACATCGTCATGAATACCTCCCAGTTTAGATAAAGCAAGTAACCCTAGCCAAGTGAGTGCAATGCCTGCACAGATCGCGCAGACTAGCCTAGGTAATCTCCCACGTGCTGCCAGTACAGCAATAAAGATTAGGCTGATCGTTACAAAGCTATAAAAGAGAATCATGACTAGTCGCTTCCTTGCCTCATGGGCGATTTGGTTACTATATCTAGATTACACGGTGAGAATAATATATGCAAGTATTCTAATATAGTAATACATGTGATATTATAAAGATATGTATGGCAGACTATTTCAGCTCCAAGAGGAAACACTCAAGACGCTCGCCAACCAGAAGCGTCTAGAGATCGTCCAGCTTCTCGGTCAAGGGGAGCTGACAGTGAGTGAAATGATAGAAATGCTCGGTATTAGTCAGTCAAACCTATCCCAGCACTTAGCTGTCCTGAGGCGTTACCAGATCGTCGCTACCCGCAAGGAAGGCCTCTACGTCTACTACCGGCTGACTGACGGGCATATTGCCGAAGCTATTAAACAATTGCGTGAGTTTCTAAAAATTCGCTATGCATACGAACCCGAAATCACTAAGCTTAACCGCTTGAACGACCCTGCTCTTTATCCGATCGTCAAGGATCCAGTCTGCGGTATGCGCCTCAGCGAGTCAGAGGCATATGCCTCAGTCATGCACAATAACAAGTCCTATCACTTCTGTGCCAGCGGGTGCTACGATAAATTCACAGCACATACGGCACGATACATTAATGTAAAGAATGTCAATCAAGGAGGTATACCCTATGCTCTATAACTATGACATGCTAGGCAGTTACAGTGTCTGGGATGGTATTCTCATGTTCCTAATGATGGTGCTGATAGTTTTTGCCATCATCTGGGCTGTCCACTATGTGAGCCGAAGTGGCAGCGATGATAATGCTCTTACTATTCTCAAGAAGCGTTATGCCCGCGGCGAAATTGACAAGAAAGAATACGAGGAAAAGAAAGCGGAGCTGCAATAGAGCTTATGGCTTTCCTGTTATAGCGATGCTACACTAGGGGCATGCAGTTAATTCTACTCACCCACATCATACTCCTCACCCTCTCGCTCGTAGCAACGGCCGGTATGATCGGCGCCCACTTACTTTCACATGCTATTCCCACAAAACTTATAGCACTTAATGCTGGCGGAACGCTGGTCGGACTGGGAGCCGGCGGCATCTTGCTGCTTTTCAAGCCGCTCGGGCTCGACTGCCTGCTGCTCCTTGGCTATCTGCTTGTCTTCAGTGCAGTCCAAGCGTTTCTCTACAAAAAGAATTTACCCCGCAATCTTGGGCTGGAAGTCTAAGTCGTCTTCTTTGATCGCTGTCACCAATTTTGTCAGGTTAACTATATAGTATTTACGACGGGTCGAGATGATTCCGTCTTTTTTGATGTCCAGCGTCTCGAGCGCCACCGTTTCACGGGTCAGGCCAGCAAAACTCGCTAAGTCTTTCTGCGTCAGCGGAATATTGATCCGAATGACATCTTTCATAACCGAGGTACCGTAACGGAGCGAAAAATTATACAAAGTATAGAGGAGTTTTAGGCGTGCACGTGACTGCTCCAACGCGGTAATGTGGAGCGACTTCGTCACATAGTCATTCACCATATGACCAAGCATTTCATGTGCCAGTAGCGAATCGGCAGCTAACGCCTGGTGGAAGGTATTTTTGTCGACAACATAGAGCTCACAGTCGGTATGGGCGACGTAGTAAAAGAGCGCGATGGTCGTTTTTGAGAATAGCCAGCCGACTGGAAATAGCTCGTTCTTCACAATGAAAGCGACGGATTTTTCCTCCAGCTCAGGCGTATAGGCAAATGCGCGTATGACGCCGGATTTAATGGCATAGGCGTGAGTTGGTTCATAGTCGCGGACAAATATCGTCTCGCCTTTTTTGAACTTTTGGGTGTGATAGCCTTCGTACAGTTGCTTCACTCTATCCACGATATGCTTACCTTCCTAAATCACTACAGTTGTATTATGACAGGTGTTAGCTGTATTTTATACAGCGAATTGTAATATTGCTCACATTATTGCTCGATGAATGATTGTATTATGAAAGGTGTACCGTTATGAACAACATCAACGCTAAGTGGAGGGTGAAGATGCAAGACTATAACGAAAGAGAACTTAAAAATAAGATCGATGCCTTTTTAACGCGTAAATTATCCGAGCGACTCGGTTCGCCGCTCGGGTTTAAGGCCGACTACCTCGACCGCACGAAGGCAGTAGCTGCGCTACTGCTAACTCATAGTCGTACCTCCGCTAGAATACGCGGGCTCTCCCCGTTTAGAAAAGAGCATCCCGTCTCTGGCTCTGCTTCGCGCTACCTCGCTACTTAGCGAAGGCTATACTCCCTAAGACTGATCTTGTTGTTACAAGATCAGTCTTTTCGTTACGGCTCCTCTGCTTGCAGCCAGAAGTTCTGTACAGTAAGATTAGAGACATGAGAAAAACCATAAGCATGTCCGGCAATGAGCTTCTGCCTGCAAGGAACCGGCGACCGGGCGGCTTTACGATTGTTGAGCTCTTGATCGTTATTGTGGTGATCGCGATTTTAGCGGCAATTACGATCGTGGCATATAACGGTATCCAGACACGAGCAAAAAATACTAAAACAATTAATGCAACCGCGGCCTGGATTAAAGCCCTTAGGCTGTACGAGGCAGATAACGGCGACTACCCGACGGTGACTTCTTGCCTTGGTACGACCACTACTTATCCCGACAATACCCAATGCTGGAACAACGCGAGCTGGACCGTTAAGTCAAGTTTCTTAACCTTGATGCAGCCATATCTTTCTTCCTTCCCCGAACCAGATACAACCAATATCGACACCGTTAATACTCCACGGCGAGGAGCACTCTACACCATCAGCGGCGCCGTTAAATATGTATACATGAGCTTAATCGGTGTCACAAGCTGCCCTACCATGAGTATTCCTACCTATAGTGGCGGCAACACCGATCAAGGACGATATTGCATTTACCAGCTCAATTGATACTTTCAGACTTTATAACCGGTAAACAGTTATACTTGTCGTTCAAGCGTATCTCTGACTTGATCAACCGTTATCGTAATGGCTGAACCAGGACTAACCGTGCTCGCAAGTACAGCTTTGGCTACGTTATTTTCGACAACCCGCTGCACCACGCGGCGCATCGGACGGGCGCCGAGGCGTGGGTCGTAACCCTCTTCAACCAGCAACTGCTTCGCGTCATCGGCCACTACTACCTTTAGCTTTTGGAGAGCCAACGTCTTGTTGACACCGGCAATCATCAGATCGGCAACTTTCAGTAGCTCTGCTTTACCGAGCGGTGTAAAGGTAACAATCTCGTCGAAACGGTTGATAAACTCCGGCTTGAACTGACCGGAGCTTATCAACTCGTCAATAAATTGTGCTTCGTAATGTTCCATGCTGTGGCCACGCTCGATGTATTCACGGATACGGTCGGCGCCAGCGTTGCTGGTTGCGATCACGATGGCATCTCGAAAACTAACTTCTCGGTTCTTGATATCACGCAAAATACCTTCATCGAGCATCTGTAGCAATGTCGTTAGTACGTTCGGATGCGCTTTTTCAATCTCGTCGAGTAGTACAACGCTAAATGGTTGTTTCATAACTTGTGCGGTCAGACTGCTTGAGTCACTGGCACCATCAGCGATCAGCCGGGCGACATCTTCATTTTGCACATATTCGTTCATGTCGAGCCGAACCATTCGCTCCTCTCCGCCAAAATAGACATCAGCGAGCGCTTTGGCCAACTCAGTTTTTCCGACGCCAGTGGGACCTAAAAAGAGGAAAGTGCCAATTGGTCGGTTTTCATTGCGTACTCCGGCGCGAGCACGACGGAGCGCATCGCTTACCACACCGACGGCACGAGTCTGGTTGATCATCCGCTCATGAATGTGCGCTTCAAGGTTGAGTAGCTTCTCGCGCTCGTCTTCACCCGACGCTACGCCAACTTTCACATCCATCGTCTGTTCGATGGCTTTTTGAACTGAGTTCATAGTGACGAGGCCATTTTCACTGAAGCTAGCGGCTGATTCAAGTAATTTCAGTGCACGACCCGGCATGGCGAGATCGTGTACATACCGCTCACTAAGGCGGTAGGCTTCATGTAGCGACTGGTAGGTAAAGGTTACGTTGCGTTGAAATTCGGTAACAATCAGCTGGTCTTGCATGACAGCAATCGTTTCATGTTTGCTAGCTGGAGCGACACTGATACGGTTAAGTGCGTTGACCAGACTGGCGTTGCGCTGGCCGATTTTTAAGAATCGTTGCTCGTCCATCGTCAGGATAATACGCAGACGACCGGCGTCTAAGATCGGTTGCAAGACATTTGAAAGATCGACCGAGCCAATACCTTCCTCAAAGAAGAGCTGCGCATCATCAAGACAGATGATGACATTTTTAGCCGCATAGGCTTCGCCAAAGATATTCATGATTAGATGCTCCAACTCTCCACGACCAGGCGCAGCCGACAGGAGCGATGATGAGTCAAGCATAACCACCTGACGGAACTTCAACGTACCGGGCAGATCTGACGAGGCGTCCAGCAGCCGCTCGGCAAACGCATGGACAATCGTTGACTTACCAGCACCGGTCGGACCCACCAGTACCGCATTTTGACGTCCCTTGTGTGAGAAGGTACTGACTAGCTGTTCGACCGCATCTTGGTGGCTTTCCAGATCAACCGTCAGTAGACCGCCGCGAGAGATTTGTTGACTAATGTTCTGGCCAAAGCGTCCGAGTAGCGGCGTATAGCCAAACGACCAGTCGCGGGCGATACCACCAGTACGACGTGGTTTTGTATGCCCCCGGATGAGCTGCTCCAGATGCTGTTGCCACATAATCCCGTCTCGTACATCGGTAAGGCTAAGATGGTTGTGCGCCAACAACGCCTCATGTTCGGAGAATTGCTTGATGAGTGCATAGACGAGCATGCCAGCGGTCAGTTCTGCCTGGCCCATCCGTTCGCGTAGTGCAAGCGCATCTCGCCAGACGGCAGCGGCCGCACCTTGGTCATCACTGGAAATCTGCTGCAAGAAATTTGGCGTCAGGCCAAAACGAACACCAAAGAACAATCCGCCGCGCACGCTCGAGACCGCCGCCGCAATCATCTGAGGCGAGGGATTTTTCGGCACATAGCCAAGTACGTCACCGCTTAGCAGCTCATCGATCGAACGAGGGCGCTTCGCTATAGGAAGTTTCGTGAGCTCCTGCTGCTGCCACTCGACGATCATCGCTGGCAACGCTGCCACACCGACCAGCAACCAGCCTAGTGAGACACCGACGCCGACCAGCAGTAGCCCGCCAACGATCAATACGATCGTTAGAATTAAGATTAGACGGCCACTAGCTCCACCAAGATGACGCGCCAGTCGCGCCTTGACTGCTCGCTGGCTACTATAATTAAACACTACGTCCATCGTGGTGCCCATCCGGCGATTGCCGCAATAAATCCGACAATTGGCAGCAGTGGTACAACGGCCCAAATAGCAATTGACACTATGCCAAACAGTGCCTGCACACCGAGCCAAACACTACCAACTAGTATGATGAAGCCGCGTACGAAAGCGCCGATAAAACGTGAGATGAGACGATCAACGAAGGCTCGCAATTTCAAACCGATCGGGCCATCAACTTTCCCGGCCGCTATCTGGCGGTAAGGAGCAAAGAGCGTCCGGACAAGCAAATTGATCGAAAAGTAATCCATTGTCCGCGCCAAACGTTCACGCACCCTCACGATATGTGCCTTCCAGCCAGCGCCATACCACCACGAGAGAACCCACACAATTATCATAACCCTTATTGTACCCTACTCGCCTAGCTTAGGCTATAATGGTACATATGTCCAAACCTCTTGTCACCGTGCTCGGTAAAGCCGTCCGCCATGCGGCCAGACTGCGTGGCGGCGGTTCAGCCCTACCCGGACTGGTCGTCGAACGGATTGACCCGCACTTTATCGAGCGGGCTCTCGCCCAGCTACCTCGTGGCGTCGTAGTCATTAGTGGCACCAACGGCAAGACAACCACCACGAAGATGGTCGTCGAGCTGCTCGAAAGCCAAGGGCTCAAAGTGTTTACCAATCGCACCGGCAGCAACTTTACGCGCGGCGTTGCCGCCGCCCTGCTGGCAGATATTGACCTCAATGGTAATCTCCATGCCGATATTGCCGTGCTCGAGCTCGATGAAGCGCACGCCGTCCATTTCGTCCGTACTGTCAAACCACGCTTTGTACTACTGCTCAACGTCATGCGCGACCAGCTTGATCGCTTCGGCGAAATCGATAAAACCGCCCAGCTACTGCAAAAGGTCGCCGAGACAGCATCGGATTCTATTGTTATAAACCGAGAAGATCCGCGGCTGCTAAAAATAGCAGCTAATTTACCAAAAGAAAAAGTGAAGTTCTTTGGACTCGATCCATCATTGACTCATCTCTTTCCAAGTGATGACGAACTTCGCAGTCACAAAACACCTGAACTAACCCGAAAACCAGCGGCTCGTGCTGTACTAGAAGAAGTAAACGATTCTAGCGCCGTATTCTCTCTCGGCACGAAAAAGATCACGGCCACACTAAAGCTTGAAGGGATCTACAATATTTTCAATGCCGTTGCTGCTGTCGCCTTAGTTGAGGCAGTCGTCGGTTCCACACTCGACCAACCAAAATTGCTTCGCCGTCTGGAAGTGATTACCCCAGCATTTGGCCGCGGTGAAAAATTGATCGTCGGTGACCTGCCGCTCGAGCTGGTACTTGTCAAAAACCCCGGCGGTTTCCGACTCGGATTAAAGTCATTTCCAGCTCATGGCTACGCCACCATGATCGCCATCAACGACAATTATGCTGACGGCCGTGACATGAGCTGGCTGTGGGACGTGGAGTTTGATAGCTTGAAAGAAACTGGTGTTGCCTACGTGTCGGGCGTCCGCGCTTACGACATGGCCTTGCGCCTTCAGTACGATGAAGTTGAGATTGGTTTCGTCGAACCGCAGCTTGTAAAAGCCCTCCAAGATTTTATTGCTAAACATCCCGACACGCCAAAACGGATCTACTGTACCTACACGGCAATGCTGGCACTGAGGCGGCGCCTCAGTAAAATGACGGAGGTCGAGGTCATCTCATGAACAAAGAGCTCGCCATCCTACAACTCTACCCGCGTGATATGAATATTTATGGCGACTGGGGGAATGTCCTGACCATCATGCGCCGCGCCCAGTGGCACGGCTATGAACCGAAGCTATACGAATACAATCCAGGCGACGTCTTCCCCGAGCACGTCGATATTTTGATCGGTGGCGGTGGTCAAGATGCCGGCCAAGATATAATCCAAGACGACTTGTTAAAAATTAGCTCAAAACTTCATGAACTGACCGATGCAGACACGCCGATGCTGCTCATTTGTGGTCTTTACCAACTGTTCGGCAATTTCTTTAAGACGAAGGACGGCCATGTTATCAAAGGCACCGGCTTGCTCGACATCGAGACATACGGTGGACCCGAGCGGATGATCGGCAATATCGTCATCAAAAGTGATGAGTTCGGTGAGATCGTCGGCTACGAAAATCACAGTGGCCAAACATTCCTCAGCGCTGGCATGAAGCCATTTGGCAAAGTCATCCGCGGCGCTGGCAACAACGGCCAAGATGATTACGAAGGCGCCCGTTATAAAAATGTTATCGGTAGCTACCTGCACGGTTCACTCTTGCCAAAAAATCCTGCCATCGCCGACTGGCTGATTGAAAAAGCCACTACTAAAAAGTTCGGCGACTTTACGCCCAGCGTTATCGATGACCGCTTTGCCCAAAAAGCCCGTGAAGTTGCCGTTCGACGCCCGCGTTAAGCGAGTTGACGCTTTAGTGCTTCCGTGACCTGCTGGCCGTGACCGAGTGGCGTCACGCGACCCCAGACTTTGACGACTTGACCCTGAGGATTAATGAGGAAGGTCTTACGTAAAATTCCCTCTTTGCCAAACATCTTCTTACCCCAAGCACCATATGCTTCGATGACCCTACTTCCGAGTCAGACAAAAGCGTAAAATTCAGTTTATACTTTGCCTTGAACTTTTCATGATCGGACGCCTGATCCTTGCTGATACCGACGACTTCCGCTCCCGCTTCCATCAGTCCATCACGCGCATCGCGTAGGCTACAAGCTTCAGTCGTACAACCGGGCGTATCATCTTTGGGATAAAAATAGAGTACTAGCCATTTACCCTTAAAGTCGGCTAGTGTTTTTACTTCGCCATTTTCATCTGGCAGTGAAAAATCTGGTGCCTGGTATGGTACTTGCTTCATATATCTATTGTACCACTGGAAAAATCCTCGTGCATCCGCTATAATCAGGCAAGCACACGACGGGGTGTGGCGCAGCTACAGTGAGACAAACCTACGGTTTTTCTCACCGCGCCGAGAACGAAGTAAATTCGTTCATCGGGCTGCTCTTTTCCCTAAGTAGTGCAAAAATGACGGGGTGTGGCGCAGTTGGTAGCGCGCGCGGTTTGGGACCGTGAGGTCGAAGGTTCAAGTCCTTTCACCCCGACCAGAAGATATTTCATCTAATTCCGTCATCAAATTGTATGGCGGTTTTAGTTTTATAACAGGGGTAGAATCATCTCCAGCACGTAGGTTCGCAACAAACTCACTGCATATAGTATCTAGAACCATGATGTCAGTAGTTTTTAGCATATTTAACACCTTAGAACGTGTAAGTTCGTAGAACTCTTGCTCAGTAGGTAATGCTGTATCAAGTTTAGCTAGCTCAGTCTTGTTACCTGTTATAGCCTCTTCGTCTAGGCGTATAAGCTGTTGATACTCCTCTAGCTTTCCCTCATGGTATTTCTTGTAGTCATCAGGACTGTTTACTTGAAACTCTTGATAACGTGCATACTGTTGTTCGTTATTCTTTTGTGACTGCTTAGCCTCAGCAAGTTTGCGGTTCAATATAGCCCTGTCAGAAGCAATACGCTGTTCGAGGCTGTTCTTGTACATACGGTATGCATGTTCACTCTTCTTAGTTAAGTGTCGTAGTTGCCACTCGATACCTGCTAGTACGTACTTGCCTCGGATACTCTTTGAGAGTGTTATATTGAGGTCTTTCTGCTCAGCTGTATTGTGTCGTAAACATGCCTTATTGCGACAGTAGAAACTAATAACCCATTTT carries:
- a CDS encoding Prepilin-type cleavage/methylation protein (RAAC3_TM7_1_132) encodes the protein MSGNELLPARNRRPGGFTIVELLIVIVVIAILAAITIVAYNGIQTRAKNTKTINATAAWIKALRLYEADNGDYPTVTSCLGTTTTYPDNTQCWNNASWTVKSSFLTLMQPYLSSFPEPDTTNIDTVNTPRRGALYTISGAVKYVYMSLIGVTSCPTMSIPTYSGGNTDQGRYCIYQLN
- a CDS encoding clp protease ATP binding subunit (RAAC3_TM7_1_133), coding for MDVVFNYSSQRAVKARLARHLGGASGRLILILTIVLIVGGLLLVGVGVSLGWLLVGVAALPAMIVEWQQQELTKLPIAKRPRSIDELLSGDVLGYVPKNPSPQMIAAAVSSVRGGLFFGVRFGLTPNFLQQISSDDQGAAAAVWRDALALRERMGQAELTAGMLVYALIKQFSEHEALLAHNHLSLTDVRDGIMWQQHLEQLIRGHTKPRRTGGIARDWSFGYTPLLGRFGQNISQQISRGGLLTVDLESHQDAVEQLVSTFSHKGRQNAVLVGPTGAGKSTIVHAFAERLLDASSDLPGTLKFRQVVMLDSSSLLSAAPGRGELEHLIMNIFGEAYAAKNVIICLDDAQLFFEEGIGSVDLSNVLQPILDAGRLRIILTMDEQRFLKIGQRNASLVNALNRISVAPASKHETIAVMQDQLIVTEFQRNVTFTYQSLHEAYRLSERYVHDLAMPGRALKLLESAASFSENGLVTMNSVQKAIEQTMDVKVGVASGEDEREKLLNLEAHIHERMINQTRAVGVVSDALRRARAGVRNENRPIGTFLFLGPTGVGKTELAKALADVYFGGEERMVRLDMNEYVQNEDVARLIADGASDSSSLTAQVMKQPFSVVLLDEIEKAHPNVLTTLLQMLDEGILRDIKNREVSFRDAIVIATSNAGADRIREYIERGHSMEHYEAQFIDELISSGQFKPEFINRFDEIVTFTPLGKAELLKVADLMIAGVNKTLALQKLKVVVADDAKQLLVEEGYDPRLGARPMRRVVQRVVENNVAKAVLASTVSPGSAITITVDQVRDTLERQV
- a CDS encoding hypothetical protein (RAAC3_TM7_1_134); amino-acid sequence: MIIVWVLSWWYGAGWKAHIVRVRERLARTMDYFSINLLVRTLFAPYRQIAAGKVDGPIGLKLRAFVDRLISRFIGAFVRGFIILVGSVWLGVQALFGIVSIAIWAVVPLLPIVGFIAAIAGWAPRWT
- a CDS encoding hypothetical protein (RAAC3_TM7_1_135), translated to MVHMSKPLVTVLGKAVRHAARLRGGGSALPGLVVERIDPHFIERALAQLPRGVVVISGTNGKTTTTKMVVELLESQGLKVFTNRTGSNFTRGVAAALLADIDLNGNLHADIAVLELDEAHAVHFVRTVKPRFVLLLNVMRDQLDRFGEIDKTAQLLQKVAETASDSIVINREDPRLLKIAANLPKEKVKFFGLDPSLTHLFPSDDELRSHKTPELTRKPAARAVLEEVNDSSAVFSLGTKKITATLKLEGIYNIFNAVAAVALVEAVVGSTLDQPKLLRRLEVITPAFGRGEKLIVGDLPLELVLVKNPGGFRLGLKSFPAHGYATMIAINDNYADGRDMSWLWDVEFDSLKETGVAYVSGVRAYDMALRLQYDEVEIGFVEPQLVKALQDFIAKHPDTPKRIYCTYTAMLALRRRLSKMTEVEVIS
- a CDS encoding hypothetical protein (RAAC3_TM7_1_136), whose protein sequence is MNKELAILQLYPRDMNIYGDWGNVLTIMRRAQWHGYEPKLYEYNPGDVFPEHVDILIGGGGQDAGQDIIQDDLLKISSKLHELTDADTPMLLICGLYQLFGNFFKTKDGHVIKGTGLLDIETYGGPERMIGNIVIKSDEFGEIVGYENHSGQTFLSAGMKPFGKVIRGAGNNGQDDYEGARYKNVIGSYLHGSLLPKNPAIADWLIEKATTKKFGDFTPSVIDDRFAQKAREVAVRRPR
- a CDS encoding hypothetical protein (RAAC3_TM7_1_137), with product MKQVPYQAPDFSLPDENGEVKTLADFKGKWLVLYFYPKDDTPGCTTEACSLRDARDGLMEAGAEVVGISKDQASDHEKFKAKYKLNFTLLSDSEVGSSKHMVLGVRRCLAKREFYVRPSSLILRVKSSKSGVA